In Arvicola amphibius chromosome 13, mArvAmp1.2, whole genome shotgun sequence, a genomic segment contains:
- the Zswim8 gene encoding zinc finger SWIM domain-containing protein 8 isoform X5, producing MPGHNASAVCLRAPVSESLSRLQRDQLQKFAQYLISELPQQILPTAQRLLDELLSSQSTAINTVCGAPDPTAGPSASDQSTWYLDESTLTDNIKKTLHKFCGPSPVVFSDVNSMYLSSTEPPAAAEWACLLRPLRGREPEGVWNLLSIVREMFKRRDSNAAPLLEILTDQCLTYEQITGWWYSVRTSASHSSASGHTGRSNGQSEVAAHACASMCDEMVTLWRLAVLDPALSPQRRRELCAQLRQWQLKVIENVKRGQHKKTLDKLFPGFRPAVEACYFNWEEAYPLPGVTYSGTDRKLALCWARALPARPGAPRSGCLEESRPRPLPTEPAVRPKEPGAKRKGLGEGVSSQRGPRRLSTEGGDKALHKMGPGGGKAKILGGTGSGGKSSAGSGSKRRLSSEDSSLEPDLAEMSLDDSSLALGAEASTFGGFPESPPPCPPSVGSRGPSTFLPEPLDTYEEDAGVYFSEGPEPPTASTDRPSLLPGEVCTRDDLPSTDDSGSGLHKTKEAAPTVGEDDDDYQAYYLNAQDGAGGEEEKAEGGAGEEHDLFAGLKPLEQESRMEVLFACAEALHAHGYSNEASRLTVELAQDLLANPPDLKVEPPPAKGKKNKVSTSRQTWVATNTLTKAAFLLTVLSERPEHHNLAFRVGMFALELQRPPASTKALEVKLAYQESEVAALLKKIPLGPSEMSTMRCRAEELREGTLCDYRPVLPLMLASFIFDVLCAPVVSPTGSRPPSRNWNNEMPGDEELGFEAAVAALGMKTTVSEAEHPLLCEGTRREKGDLALALMITYKDDQAKLKKILDKLLDRESQTHKPQTLSSFYSSSRPATANQRSPSKHGAPSAPGALQPLTSGSTGPAQPGNVAGAGPGSTEGFTEKNVPESSPHSPCEGLPPEAALTPRSEGKVPSRLALGSRGAYNGRGWGSPGRPKKKHTGMASIDSSAPETTSDSSPTLSRRPLRGGWAPTSWGRGQDSDSISSSSSDSLGSSSSSGSRRASASGGARAKTVEVGRCYKGRRPESHAPHVPNQPSEAAAHFYFELAKTVLIKAGGNSSTSIFTHPSSSGGHQGPHRNLHLCAFEIGLYALGLHNFVSPNWLSRTYSSHVSWITGQAMEIGSAALTILVECWDGHLTPPEVASLADRASRARDSNMVRAAAELALSCLPHAHALNPNEIQRALVQCKEQDNLMLEKACMAVEEAAKGGGVYPEVLFEVAHQWFWLYEQTAGGSSTAREGATSCSGSGMRAAGEAGRVLPEGRGAPGTEPVTVAAAAVTAAATVVPVISVGSSLYPGPGLGHGHSPGLHPYTALQPHLPCSPQYLTHPAHPAHPMPHMPRPAVFPVPGSAYPQGVHPAFLGAQYPYSVTPPSLAATAVSFPVPSMAPITVHPYHTEPGLPLPTSVALSSVHPASTFPAIQGASLPALTTQPSPLVSGGFPPPEEETHSQPVSPHSLHHLHAAYRVGMLALEMLGRRAHNDHPNNFSRSPPYTDDVKWLLGLAAKLGDRHGDAAAAEPHSCPQPSSSPGLPPTGAALSAGIHAVHPSPLNSPDPCRLRRLCECDPQRPQRLLPDTHGHDAVQRHPTEPQAQQTDQGAVAAGLSRDNHFLPLSLAPIGPYIGTQACGYGGPSHRGSDSWLDTSSPLNSLVAQTGSCSWAVAWGQDVSDLRSLGLGETALSGRGRWVASGIYLAFINI from the exons ATGCCTGGCCACAAT GCTTCTGCTGTCTGTTTGCGGGCTCCAGTCTCAGAGTCCCTGTCCCGGCTACAAAGGGACCAGCTTCAGAAATTTGCTCAGTACCTTATCAGTGAGCTCCCTCAGCAG ATACTCCCTACAGCTCAGCGTCTCCTCGATgaactcctctcctcccagtcaacAGCCATTAACACAGTGTGTGGAGCTCCCG ACCCTACAGCAGGGCCCTCAGCTTCAGACCAGAGCACTTGGTATCTGGATGAGTCCACACTCACCGACAACATAAAGAAGACACTGCACAAGTTCTGCGGCCCCTCCCCTGTGGTCTTCAG TGATGTAAACTCTATGTATCTGTCTTCCACGGaacctcctgctgctgctgaatgGGCTTGTCTGTTGCGCCCCCTGAGGGGCCGAGAGCCTGAGGGTGTCTGGAACCTGCTTAGCATTGTTCGAGAAATGTTCAAGCGGAGGGACAGCAATGCTGCCCCCTTGCTGGAAATCCTCACTGACCAGTGCCTCACCTACGAACAG ATAACAGGCTGGTGGTACAGTGTGCGTACCTCAGCTTCACACAGCAGTGCCAGTGGTCACACAGGCCGCAGCAACGGCCAATCAGAGGTAGCAGCCCATgcatgtgcaagtatgtgtgaTGAGATGGTCACACTCTGGAGGCTCGCTGTGCTGGACCCTGCCCTCAGCCCTCAGCG TCGCCGGGAACTGTGTGCACAGCTGCGCCAGTGGCAGCTGAAGGTGATTGAGAATGTCAAGCGGGGACAGCACAAGAAGACCCTGGATAAGCTCTTCCCTGGCTTCCGGCCAGCAGTGGAGGCCTGCTACTTTAACTGGGAAGAGGCCTATCCCCTTCCTGGTGTTACCTACAGTGGCACTGACCGGAAGCTAGCCCTGTGCTGGGCCCGGGCCCTGCCTGCTAGGCCAGGGGCCCCTCGATCTGGGTGCCTGGAAGAGTCCCGACCCCGACCTCTTCCTACTGAGCCAGCTGTGAGGCCCAAGGAACCTGGGGCTAAACGCAAAGGATTGGGTGAGGGGGTCTCCTCACAGCGGGGTCCCCGCCGCCTCTCTACTGAAGGAGGAGATAAGGCTCTGCATAAAATGGGTCCAGGTGGGGGCAAGGCCAAGATACTGGGTGGGACTGGCAGTGGGGGAAAGAGCTCAGCAGGCAGTGGGAGCAAACGACGGTTAAGCAGTGAAGACAGCTCCCTGGAACCAGACCTGGCAGAGATGAGTTTGGATGACAGCAGCCTGGCCCTGGGTGCAGAGGCCAGCACCTTTGGTGGATTTCCTGAGAGTCCTCCACCTTGTCCTCCGTCAGTTGGCTCCCGAGGACCTTCCACCTTCCTTCCCGAGCCCCTAGATACTTACGAGGAAGACGCTGGTGTATACTTCTCAGAAGGACCTGAGCCTCCCACAGCCTCTACTGACCGCCCTAGCCTGCTGCCTGGGGAGGTCTGTACCCGAGATGACCTCCCTTCCACAGACGACAGTGGTAGTGGGCTCCACAAAACCAAAGAAGCAGCTCCTACAGTTGGAGAGGATGATGATGACTACCAAGCATATTACCTGAATGCTCAGGATGGGGCTGGAGGCGAGGAGGAGAAGGCcgagggtggggctggggaggaacACGACCTGTTTGCTGGGCTGAAGCCACTGGAACAGGAGAGCCGAATGGAG GTGCTATTTGCCTGTGCTGAGGCCCTTCATGCCCATGGTTACAGCAATGAGGCCTCCCGCCTCACTGTGGAACTTGCTCAGGACCTGCTAGCCAACCCACCTGACCTCAAGGTAGAGCCGCCCCCTGCCAAG GGCAAGAAAAACAAGGTATCCACAAGCCGTCAGACCTGGGTGGCTACCAACACCCTTACCAAGGCAGCTTTCCTATTGACAGTGCTAAGTGAGCGCCCAGAGCACCACAACCTGGCCTTCCGAGTTGGCATGTTTGCCTTGGAGCTACAGCGGCCCCCTGCTTCTACCAAggccctggag GTGAAGTTGGCATATCAGGAGTCTGAAGTGGCTGCTCTGCTCAAGAAGATCCCTCTGGGTCCCAGTGAAATGAGTACCATGCGGTGCCGGGCAGAAGAACTTCGGGAGGGCACACTCTGTGACTATCGGCCTGTGTTACCCCTCATGTTGGCCAGCTTCATTTTTGATGTTCTCTGTGCTCCAG TGGTTTCTCCCACGGGATCCCGGCCCCCAAGTCGCAACTGGAATAACGAGATGCCTGGGGATGAGGAGCTGGGATTTGAAGCTGCAGTTGCTGCCTTGG GCATGAAGACAACAGTGAGTGAGGCAGAGCATCCCCTCCTATGTGAAGGCACACGCCGGGAGAAGGGTGACCTGGCCTTAGCACTCATGATCACTTACAAGGACGACCAGGCCAAGCTCAAGAAG ATCTTAGACAAACTCTTGGACCGAGAAAGCCAGACACATAAGCCACAGACACTGAGTTCTTTCTACTCATCTAGCCGTCCAGCCACAGCCAACCAGAGATCTCCTTCAAAGCATGGGGCTCCATCTGCCCCCGGGGCCCTGCAACCTCTGACTTCAGGTTCTACAGGTCCTGCTCAGCCAGGGAATGTGGCAGGGGCTGGGCCAGGTTCCACTGagggcttcacagagaagaaTGTGCCTG AAAGCTCCCCACATTCCCCCTGTGAGGGTCTCCCACCTGAGGCAGCTTTGACTCCACGGTCTGAGGGGAAGGTTCCTAGCCGTCTAGCTCTTGGCAGTCGTGGAGCCTATAATGGTCGAGGTTGGGGGTCCCCAGGGCGGCCCAAAAAGAAGCATACAG GCATGGCCAGCATTGACAGCAGCGCCCCTGAAACTACATCAGACAGCTCTCCTACCTTAAGCCGAAGGCCACTTCGAGGGGGCTGGGCCCCTACTTCCTGGGGTCGAGGACAAGACAGTGACAGCATTAGCAGCTCTTCCTCAGACTCCCTGGGTTCCTCATCCTCTAGTGGAAGCCGCCGGGCTAGTGCCAGTGGAGGGGCCCGGGCAAAGACGGTTGAAGTTGGCAG GTGTTACAAGGGCCGTCGCCCGGAGAGTCATGCCCCCCACGTACCCAATCAGCCATCAGAGGCAGCTGCACACTTCTACTTCGAATTGGCAAAGACAGTTCTGATCAAGGCAGGGGGCAACAGCAGCACTTCCATTTTCACACATCCATCTTCCTCAGGAGGCCACCAGGGTCCTCACCGCAACCTGCACCTTTGCGCCTTTGAGATTGGGCTTTATGCCCTTGGCCTACACAATTTTGTTTCTCCTAACTGGCTCTCTCGTACCTATTCTTCCCATGTATCCTGGATTACAG GGCAGGCAATGGAGATTGGCAGTGCAGCCCTGACTATACTGGTAGAATGCTGGGATGGGCACCTGACACCCCCTGAGGTTGCATCACTGGCTGATAGAGCATCACGGGCACGAGACTCCAACATGGTGAGGGCAGCGGCAGAGCTGGCTCTAAGCTGCCTGCCACATGCCCATGCACTGAACCCCAATGAAATTCAACGAGCCTTGGTGCAATGCAAGGAACAG GATAACCTGATGTTGGAGAAGGCCTGTATGGCAGTGGAAGAGGCAGCCAAGGGTGGGGGCGTGTACCCTGAAGTACTGTTCGAGGTTGCGCATCAGTGGTTCTGGCTCTATGAACAGACAGCAGGCGGCTCATCCACTGCCCGTGAAGGGGCCACAAGCTGTAGTGGTAGTGGGATGAGGGCTGCTGGGGAGGCTGGGCGGGTGCTGCCCGAGGGCAGGGGTGCCCCTGGGACTGAACCTGTTacagtggctgcagcagcagtgacagcagcagccacagtggTTCCAGTCATCTCAGTGGGATCCAGTTTATATCCAGGTCCAGGACTGGGGCATGGTCATTCCCCTGGCCTGCACCCCTACACTGCTCTACAGCCCCACCTGCCCTGCAGCCCTCAGTACCTCACCCACCCAGCTCACCCTGCCCACCCTATGCCTCATATGCCCCGGCCTGCCGTCTTCCCTGTGCCCGGCTCTGCATACCCACAG GGTGTGCATCCTGCATTCCTGGGGGCTCAGTACCCCTACTCAGTGACTCCTCCCTCACTTGCTGCCACTGCAGtgtccttccctgtcccttccaTGGCTCCCATCACAGTTCATCCCTACCACACAGAGCCAGGGCTCCCACTACCAACCAGTGTGGCCT TGAGCAGTGTCCATCCAGCATCCACATTTCCAGCCATCCAGGGTGCTTCACTGCCTGCTCTGACCACGCAGCCCAGCCCTCTGGTAAGCGGAGGTTTTCCACCACCCGAGGAAGAGACACACAGTCAACCAGTCAGTCCACATAGCCTGCACCATCTGCATGCCGCTTACCGTGTTG GAATGCTGGCACTTGAGATGCTGGGTCGCCGGGCACACAATGATCACCCTAACAACTTTTCCCGCTCCCCCCCCTACACTGATGATGTCAAATGGTTGCTGGGGCTGGCAGCAAAGCTGG GAGATCGTCATGGAGACGCTGCAGCGGCTGAACCCCATTCATGCCCACAACCATCTTCGAGCCCCGGCCTTCCACCAACTGGTGCAGCGCTGtcagcaggcatacatgcag TACATCCATCACCGCTTAATTCACCTGACCCCTGCCGACTACGACGACTTTGTGAATGCGATCCGCAGCGCCCGCAGCGCCTTCTGCCTGACACCCATGGGCATGATGCAGTTCAACGACATCCTACAGAACCTCAAGCGCAGCAAACAGACCAAGGAGCTGTGGCAGCGGGTCTCTCTAGAGATAACCACTTTCTCCCCTTGAGTCTGGCCCCTATAGGGCCCTATATAGGGACACAGGCCTGTGGCTATGGGGGCCCCTCACACAGAGGGAGTGACTCTTGGCTGGACACATCATCCCCACTCAATTCCCTGGTAGCCCAGACTGGCAGCTGCTCTTGGGCTGTAGCTTGGGGCCAAGATGTCTCAGACCTTCGAAGCCTAGGGCTAGGAGAGACAGCCTTGTCTGGGAGAGGGCGTTGGGTGGCCTCTGGTATTTATTtggcatttataaatatataa